TAAGTTTGGCCAAGCTCTTGAAAAGCTTATCGAAAAACTTGATTCCGGAGCGTCGAACTTGTTTGAAGGCGAGGCTATCAGAGAGTTTCGGGAGCTACACGCTAAAGGGCATTTTCCGGGCCTTGGGTATGTCAAGAAGCTCTCAATGAAGCATCATGTTGAAACTTTGGCAAATTATTTAGATTGAGTGGTTTTTTATGCCGAAAATGTGTTGCTCAGAGTGTTTTGGTGATCGTGGTCTCCGGAAAAATATTGTTCCTTCCTTGAGCCTGGATCGTGGAAAGTGTAACTTTTGTGGTGCGGCTGATGTTGATTTGGTTGATCCCGGCCAGCTAACTGATTTTTTTGAAATTCTCATTAGTGTTTACGAGCCATGTACCCGCCTTATTCACGAAGACGCTGACTGGGCGGCGTGAAGAGGCTGGCTGGCGGCGTCGCTCATCAGGATCGGCCTCTCCGACGCGAGAGGCCGCTGAGTAATGCCCGAACATGGCTTTCTTCCCGGTTTCTTATAGCTCTTGGGAATCCATTGCGACCGTCAAAGCAGCCGTGACCGCCGGCCGCTGCAGCGGTCGCTCGATTTCAGGTCCTGAAGCCGTCTCGCCGGGCGTCAACTCAGCGCCGTCAGCTTCGGCAGCCCCTTCAGCAACGTCGGCCACCACTTATCGGCGGCGGCACCCAGATGAAGGGTGATCCGCCGGGCATGCAGCTTCAGTGTGGCGGCGACCTTAAGCACCTGCTCGCGCATCCGACTCAGGCTCCAGCCTTGCCGAGTCTGCCGCTCCAGCAGGCAACGCAGACCATGCAGGACCTGGTAAGCATAGAGGCTGAGTAGCAGGCTCACCTCGTTACGCGCCATCACGTCCTGAACCGTGGAGGCGCCACGATCCGTCGACGAGAGGTGTACGTCGAGCGCTGATTTCACCTCGCCCATGTGCGCTTCGGCGCTACCGCGCTTGCGGTACAGTGCCAGGACCTTCTCCGGCGGCCAGTCGAACTTGTTGAGGTTGGTGACCAGGAAGAAGGCATGCAACAGCAGGTCATCGGGTCGCTCTTGCACGACCAGTACCACGCGCCGTGGTTCAGGCCAGGTGCCGGCCTGGTACTCCAGGTCATGACACCATTCCCGTGGCTGCTCGGGCGGCCGACCTCGGGGCCGCTTCAGGTACGGCGCCGCCAGTGTCTGCAGCCCCGTGTGACTGCGCAGCCGGCCCAGGTACTCGATGCCGCGATCTTCCAACGCCTCCAGCGTGTCGTTGTCGGTGAACCCGGCGTCGATACGCACCCGAACCTGGGCGCCGGTGCTTTCGTTGAGCCGCTTCACCAGGTGCGGGATCCAGGTATCGGCGTTCTCGGCCGGGCCGGCGTTGCCTTCGCGTAGTAGGCCGCCCACCATGTCACCGGTTTCGGCCAGCGAGGCGACCAGCGGCGAGTAGATGCGGACCCCGTAAAGGCCATGATAGGCCGAGCCACCTTGGTGACCGTGGACCTCGATCGGCAGGCCGTCGATGTCGAGGGTCAACTGCTTGGGTCGCTCGCCGTTCTTCAGCGAGGTCAGGCGCCAGACTACCAGTCGCAGCAGGCCTTCATGCACGGCATCGATGTTGTCGTTGCGTCCAAGGCAAGTCAGCAGCCGCGACAGCGTGGCTTGAGACGGCCGGTCCTGGGCCAGTGGCGTCATTCCACGCGCATCGCTGCAGGCCAGCTGCCAGAGGGGATCACGCCGCAACGTGTCGGTATCGCTGAGGTCGATCCAGCCCATCGCGCGCTGCAGCACCAGGGTTCGCAGCTGGCTGGCCAGCGAGTGGCGGATGCGTAGCGGGTGGCGTTGATCGACCAGATTGTCTTCGAGCGCCTCGATCACACCGCTGTTGTCGAGGGCTTCACGCAGCAGCAGAGCGCCGCTGTCACTGGTGGTGCGGTGGCCGCTCAGCTCGACACGGACGGAGCCGTTGCACGAGGGCGTCCAGGTAGCCCCCTCTGTCAGCCTAGTTGTCCAGTTGGCGATTTCGCCTGAACCAATATCAGAATGGGCGGCACAGGATGGTTTATGCCACGTTATTCCGAAGAGCGTAAGGCCGCGGTACTCAAAAAATTGTTACCGCCAGAAAGCCGCAGTGTGGCGTCGGTTGCCACCGAGGAAGGCATCGCGAACGCAACCCTGTATGGTTGGCTGAAAGCATGCCGACAACAAGGAGTGCCTGTGCCAGGCAAGCGTAAAACCGGGGATGAATGGACAGCTGACGCCAAGCTGGCCGTCGTGATCGAAACCGCCCCTCTGTCAGCGACCGAGCTGGGCGCCTATTGCCGCGAAAAAGGGCTGTATCCCGAGCAAGTGCAGCGCTGGAAGGAGGCGTGCCTTCAAGGGGCGGGCCAGCAGGAGGCGCAGGAAAAGGCGGCTCGGCAGCAGCGTAAAAAAGATCGTCAGACGATCAAGACCCTACAGTCGGAGCTCCAGAAAAAAGAGCACGTTCTGGCAGAGACAACGTCGTTACTGGTGCTCTCAAAAAAGCTCGAGGCCTTGTACGGGGAAGCCCCGGACAACGAGGACGACTGACGTCGCTGAACGAACGTACAAGGCTGTTGAAGGACTTTGACGAAGCGGTCGCCAGTGGTGCCGCCCGCTACAAGGCGGCAGAGCTGATGGGGCTCAGTCAGCGCACGTTGAAACGCTGGCGGTATGCCAGCGGCCAGGTGGCACCAGACCGGCGCCCACAAGCGGAGCGAGTGACACAGCCTCATCAGCTCACCCAGGCGGAGGAAACGGCCATGTTGACGCTATGCAGCGAACCCGAATATCAAAGCTTGCCGCCGTCACAGATCGTCCCGCGCCTGGCCGACCAGGGCCGCTATCTCGCCTCGGAGTCGTCATTTTATCGGGTACTGAAAAAGCATCGGCAGCTGAATCACCGTGGCCGGATGGCACCGGTCCGTCAGGTGACCCAGCCGACCAGTTTTACCGCGTCGGAGCCAAACCAGGTCTGGAGCTGGGACATCAGTTACTGTCCCTCTGCGGTTCGTGGCGAGCACTGGTACCTGTATCTGATCCTGGACGTGTATAGCCGCAAGATAATCGCCTGGGAAGTGCATGACAACGAGTCCGGTGAGCTGGCGAAGCGGTTGATGGAGCGTGCCCTGTTGCGTGAGCGCTGCTGGCACACGCCGCCGATACTGCACTCGGATAACGGCGCGCCCATGACCTCGTACACCCTGCGCGCCCGGCTGGCAGAACTGGGCATGTTGATGTCGCATAGCCGTCCTCGGGTCAGCAACGACAACCCTTACTCGGAGGCGTTGTTCCGTACGGTCAAGTACTGCCCGGCATGGCCAACAAAGGGCTTCACCTCGCTGGGTGCGGTGCGTCAATGGATGCTGACGTTCGAGCATGCCTATAACGAGCGACACCTTCATAGCGGTATCAACTTCGTGACGCCGGCCGACCGGCATCAAGGTAAAGATAAGCAACGTCTGCTCGATCGAAGAGCAGTCTATGAACGTGCCAAGCGTCAGAATCCCGGGCGCTGGTCAGGCGATATCCGGTGCTGGGAAGCCACTGGATCGGTATCGCTCAACCCAGGCAGGCCGCAGGAAATAGAGGGCAATAAAGAGGCTGCTTAGTGGCAGCCATATGGACAACTAGGTTGAAAACTACCGGTAGATAGGCTTTCACCCATAGCGGATGGCTCTCTTGGTTCAGGTTCTTGGCGGAACACATTGAATTTTCAAGAGAATACCATCCGCTATCTTCGTTTTCAGGCCGGCCTCATGAATAGGCCGGGATGTAATGATGGCAAAACCCTTGCTGAATGGATGAAAGAGGACTGGCAGCTCTTTTCTCACCCTCGCATGGACATTGCGCATGCTAAGGAGCTACTTGCCGAGATCTTTGATGATGGCGATATGGTTAGACGAAATTTTTCACCATCTGAATCTTACAGCAGCGAAGGGCTTGCTCAGTGGGAAACATTGAGGCACGAGCTGTTGCATAGGAACCGCTATTTTCTTGATGAAGAGCTTGACACCTATCGGCTAAAAGAACTTCTCGACCACCTCCTCGCCGATGACATACCGGATACTTGGTATCGGGCGCGTATCATGACCGATAAATCACCTTATTCACTTGAAGAAATGGGAGCTCCCCCCAATCATCTTGCCAACCATGGTCGCGCTAACCCTGTTGGTATTCCATACCTCTATCTTGGATCTCACCCCAAAACAGCCGTGTCAGAAGTGCGTCCTCATACAGGCGAAGTGGCATGTGTTGCAGAGTTCGAAATGCCAAGGCCCTTGGTAGCAGTTGATCTTCGCAACCCACGTAAACTTGTTTCCCCATTTGTCCTTGCCGATGCAGGTGCGATCGGACAACTACGCGCTGACATTCCTTTCTTGGAGAGACTTGGCGAAGAGCTAACCCGTCCAGTTCTTCCTCGAAGTGCTGCGATTGACTACATACCAAGCCAATATTTATGTGAGTTTATTAAAAAGAATGGCTATGACGGCGTAGTGTATCGTAGCTCGGTTCATGATGGTATGAATCTCGCATTATTCAATCCGGAAAAAGCCATGGCTAGGTCAGTATCAACCTACGAAATTAGCCGTGTAACAGTAGATGCTGATGTCATGTAGTGTGACTCGGCTTTACTGATTCTCAAAGCGTATAGGCATTGTGACTGCGGGGGCCTGTAAGGGCTGTTGCCTGTCTAGGCACAGCTAACGTTCTGTCTTGATAGGTACACCACCGGTACACACACCAGCTTCGTGTGCTATCCTCAATCTTCGCTAAGCTACTGATTCCAAAGAACTGTACCTTTCGCTTGATTACGGTTGCTTTTCCTTGTGCGTCAGTAACTTATTGTTTTAAAAGCGAACTCATAATCCCTTGGTCGGCGGTTCAAGTCCGCCTGGGCTTATGAGTCCTTGCCTTCTTGTTAAGCCTCTCCGCTTGTGCATACCGGTTTGGCTAAACGCTGAGGTAGGGCTTTTAGCCCTGTGCGACGGCCTGTTCCAGGCCGGCCGAGACCAGAATGAAGAGCACAAATCCGCCGGTGAACGCCAGCGGCGATATTCGGGTATCGGCCCGGGTTTCGTGAGCTTCGGCGATCATCTCTTCGATGGTGGCTACCGTCAGCAGCCCGGCGGTGAAGGTTAAGGCCGCCAGCTGAAAGCTTTTCGGCTGATGTCTGAGGACAAAATAAGCCAAGAGGGCAGCGGCAAGCACGGGAATAATGAAAAAGGCGAGCAGGAGCAACCGCTTGGGCCGGGGGATGGCCTTGTCTTTCATGTTGGCGATAGTGGCAAAGCCTTCGGGAACGTCGGCGAGTACCTGGCCCGCTGCCAGTATCAGGGCCATGGAGGGCGCGATGGCGGAGCCTGCGCCGATCAACAGGCCGTCGCTGAACAGATCGACAGAGACAGCGATATAGATCATCCACACGCTGGTTTGAGCGCCCGCGCCTCGGTTTTCCTGGACGCTGTCTACCAGTTTTTCCAGACCGACGTAGGCAAGGCCGCCCAGGGCGAAGGCTGCGGCGATCAGCCAGGCCGGAAGCGTTGTCAGCACGGGTGGCATGATTTCTACCGCCACTACGGCCATCACCAGGCCGGCCGCGCCATGCAGGGCGTAATTGAGGTGGCGCCCGGTAGCTCTGCAGACCTCTGCTGCAAGGCCGCCGCTGATATTGCCAAGGGCAGGCATTAATGCCAGTCCTACTACCAGCCAGATGCTATCTGTCAACATGGCAGTTTCAGCTTTTTGCTGTGGCGTTTTAATGGGTGGCGAGGTGCCGGGGTTGGCCCGGCACTGTTCTCGTGGGCCAACCTAAAGCTGCGTAGCTTTATTGGCTGCTGGGCGTGCGTTCTATCGTCTATTTATCGTCTACGGGCTTGAGAGGGTCCCAGTTCTTGCGCGTAGCAAGAAACTCCGGGCGCGGCTTGTTACCGCAGTAGGGGTCGTGAAGCGTATTCTCCACGCTGTTGTAGACGAAGAAGAGGTTACTCCTTGGCCAGCAGGACATGTTGGTATTGGAGCCGTGAAGCGTGTTGCATTCGAACATCACAAGCGAGCCCGATGCGCCCTTGGGTGCCTCGATACTGTTTTCCATCATCAGCTGCTTGAGGCTGGCCGCGTCCGGCACGCCGATTTCCTGGCTTTTCAACGACGCCTTGTAGTTGTTCTCCGGCGTACGCCCTACGCAGGGAATAAAATACTTGTGGGAGCCGGGGATCAGCATCAGCGGACCGTTGAACTCGCCGTTGTCCGTCAGAATGATCGAGCAGCTCAAGGAGCGCATGCGCGGCATGCCGTCTTCGCTGTGCCAGGTCTCGAAGTCGGAATGCCAGTCAAAGCCTTTACCCTTGAAGCCCGGCTTGTAGTTAATGCGCGACTGGTGAATATACACGTCGCTGCCCAGGATTTGCTGCACCATGGCCAGAAGCCGCGGGTCGCGTGTCAGCCGGCTAAAGCGCTCGGAGAGGTCATGGATGCCGAAAATGGAGCGAATTTCCTCCTTGCCCGGCTCCAGGATGGTCCCTTCCGAAAGCTTCAGGTCTTCATCATCCTCGTAATCGCGCAGCTCCTGGATAAAGGCCTGCATGTCGTCTTCGTTAAAGAAGTTTTCGAAGGATAGAAACCCCTTTCTGTCGAACTCATCCAGCTCTTCGGTGCTCAGTGGCCCGTTTGCGCGCTGTTTTTCATCGCTGTGGACAACAGGATCAATGCGCTCAAACATGCCCAGCTTGCGTTCCAAACGGGTCGGAAAAAGATCTTGCGTATCTCGCATGGTTACTTCCTCCTAGTTTGATTAGCCAGGTAAAGCTAACCCAGTGGTCGTCACATATTCAACTACTTGTTGATCCCGGTGGGTTGATATACTGCTTAAAGCGTGACGTGCAGGGTGCGTATCCCGTGGCAGGTCGCTCGGGCACTACTCGTCTGAACTCGGCTGAAGGTGCCGCTTTCTTTCATGTCGGGTTTAACGTATGGGGTGAGGCTGCCTCAAGTTTCAGGCGCAATGCCATGGTCAATTGAGCCGCTGTGGCAATAGGCTTCCGTGCCCGAGATGCCTTTGAGCATGGGTCGAGCAGTGGGCAGGGCCGGAACGGAAAAGCGCATTGCGTTCCGGGCGACCTGCCCTCGCGCTACTATAGGTACGAAGCGTATCGTGTTAACTGACCGCAGCACGCCGCAAGGAGGCCTGAATGCTTCGCTTTCTGCACACCGCCGACTGGCAGATCGGCCGACAGTATGCCCGCTTCGAGGTCGAGGATGCCGCCGCCCTGGCGGAGGCCCGCTTCACCGCGGTGGAGCGCCTGGCCGGGCTGGCGACGGAGGAGCAGGTCAGCGCCGTGCTGGTCGCCGGCGATATCTTCGATGCCCAGGGCCTGAGCAACCGCACCCTGCACCGCACGTTTCAGGCCATGAGCGGCTTTGCCGGCCCCTGGGTGCTGCTCCCCGGCAACCACGATGCCGCCCTGGCCGAAAGCATCTGGAGCCGGGCGCAGCGCATTGGCGCCGTACCGGACAACGTCCATGTGCTCACCCGGCCCGAGCCGCTGCGGCTGGACGCGATCGGCGCCGCTATCCTCCCCGCGCCGCTGACCCAGCGGCAAACCCACGAAGACTTGACCGCCTGGTTTGACGACGCCGCCACGCCCGACGGCCTGGTACGCATCGGACTGGCCCACGGCAGCGTTGAAGGCCAGCTGCCCGAATCGGCGGATTCGCCCAACCCCATCGCCGCCGACCGCGCCGCCACGGCAAGGCTGGACTACCTGGCCCTGGGTGACTGGCACGGCCTCAAGCAGGTCGACGCGCGCACCTGGTACAGCGGCACGCCGGAGCAGGAACGCTTCAAGAACAACGGCGCCGGCCAGGCGCTGCTGGTGGAAATTGACCGCCCCGGCGCCGTGCCGCGGGTCGAGGCCCGGGCGACAGGGCAGTACGGCTGGTATCAGTGGCGCCGCCGCCTGGCTGTGGCCTCGGACCTCGACGCCCTGCTGGAGGAGCTGGCGGCACTGCCCGCGATGTCGGTGATCGACCTGACGCTTGCCGGCGAGCTGGACCTGGCCGGCAAGCAGCACCTGGATCAGGCCTTGAGCGCCGCTGCCGGCCGCCACCGCAGCCTTCAGGTCGACACCGCCGAGCTGGCGCTTTCGCCCACGGCGGAAGACCTCGCCGATCTCCACGCCGACGGCTACGTGGGCCATGTGATCCGCGAGCTTCAGGAGCAGCAGACAGGGGACGGCGAAGGCGCCGATACCGCTCGCCGGGCGCTGGGCATTCTTGCCGGCCTGCTGCGGGAACGGCCGTCCGCCAAGGAGAGCTCCTCATGAAGCTGACGCGCTTGTATATCAACCAGTTCCAGCAGTTTCGCACGCCGCTGGACGTCACCGGCCTCGAGGCCGGCCTCAACCTTTTTGTCGGCCCCAACGAGTCGGGCAAGAGCACCCTGGTGCGCGCCATTCGCGCCGCTTTTTTCGAGCGCCATAAAACCGGCAGCGTGACCGAGCTGCAGCCCTGGGGGGACAGCTCCGCCGGCCCCGAAATCCAGCTGGAGTTTGACTGGCAGGGCAGCCGCTGGACCCTGAACAAGCGCTTTTTGCAAAGCAAACGCTGCGACCTTCAGGGCGGCGGAGAGCACTACCGCGGCGACGAGGCCGACGACCGCCTGGCCGAGCTGCTGGGCTACGAGTTTCCCGGCCGCGGCGCGAGCAAGGCCGAGCACTGGGGCATTCCCGGTCTGCTATGGGTGGAGCAGGGCGCGGTTCAGGAGATGCGCGAACCCGTGGGTCACGCCGGCGAGCACTTGCAGGCGGCGCTGAGCCGCAACCTGAGCGAGGCCCTGGGCGACGTTGCCAGCACCGGCGGCGATGCGCTGATCGCCCGAGTGGAACAGGAGCGCGGCAAGCTGCTGACCGCCACCGGCCGCAGCACCGGCGAGCTCAAACAGGCCGAGCAGGAAAGCGCAAGGCTGGCCGCCGAGCAGGACAGGCTCGACAGCCAGGTAGACGAGTACCGCGAGCTGGTGGATCGCCTCGGCGAGCTTCAGCGCCAGCAGCGAGAGATCGACGCCGCCCGACCCTGGGAGGCGCAGCAGGCCAGGGCGGAAAAGGCCCGACAAGCGCTGGACGCCGTTCAGGCCCAGCAGCAGCGTCAGGCGCAGGAGCGCAGCGAGCTCGACGCCTGCCGGCGCAGCCAGCAGCTTTATCGCCAGCAGCTGCAGGATATGGAAGACCAGGCCCGGCAGCTGGCAAGGCGCGAAGAGGAAAAGGCCCGGGCCCAGCAGCAGCGGGAGCAGCACCGGGCCAACGACGGCGGCATTCGCCAGCGCCTGGAAGATGCCAAGGCCGACTATGCCCGAGCGGAAGAGGCCCTAGCGAGCGCCCGCCAGCACGCGCGCCGGCAAGCGCTGCAGGCAGAGCAGGAGCGGCTGCGCGAGCAGAGCAGCCGGCTTGGCGCGACCCTGGCGGATGCCCGGCGCCTGCGCGATACGCTGCAGCAGCTGAGCGAGCAGCATCAGGCCATCCGCATCGACGACGAAGCGCTGCGTCAGCTGCAGCGCACCGAAGACGAGCGGGAGAAACTCGGCATTCAGCAGCAGGCGCTCGCCACCCGGCTGGCCTATCGGCTGGAAGATGGCCAGCAGCTGATGCTCGGCGATCAGCCGCTAAGCGGCGAAGGCGAGAAAGAGCTGTTGGCGGCTGCCGAGCTGCGCATTCCCGGCGTGGGCACGCTGACCGTCACCCCCGGCGGCAGCGACGTGGCCGAGCTTTCGCGCCGGCAGCAGCGTCACGCCGCGGACCGCGATGCCCTGCTGCATGAGCTGGGAGCGGCGAGCCTGGCCGATGCCGGGGCCCGGGCCAGAAAGGCCGACGAGCTGAACCGCCGCATGGAGCGCGAGCGCGCCGAGCTCAAGGGCCTGGCGCCCCAGGGGCTGGATGCCCTGGAAAGCGAGCAGCGCCTGGCCGAGCAGCGCCAGAAGCAGCTGGCCGACGAGCTGACCCAGCTTTCCGACGCGCCCCGGGCCGCTGCCCCTCTCGATGAAGCGCAGGCGCAGGCCGCCCTAGCCAACGCCGGTGAGCAGCTCAAGGCCGCCGAGCACGCCGAGCAGGCGCACCGCCAGGCGCTTGGCCTGGCGCAGCAGGCGCTGGCGACCGCCGAGGCCGAATGGCAAAGCCTGCACGACGAGCTCAACGCCCCGGACCGCCAGCAGCGCCAGCAGCAGGCCCGGGACGCGCTGACCGACCTCCACGCCCAGGACGAGCGCCTGCAGGCCTCGCTCGAGCGGCGCCAGAGCGAGATCGAGGCCGCCAACCCCGAATTGCTGGAGCAGGACCTGGAGCGCTTCACCCGCGCGGCAGAGGCCCAGCTGCAGCAGGCTCGGGGACGGGAACGCGAGGTTCACGACCTGCAGATTCGTCTGGATACCCAGGGCGCCCAGGGGCTGGACGAGCAGCGTGACGACGCCCGTCGCCAGCAGCAGCAAATACAGCGCCGCCGGGATGAGCTAAGCCGCCGCGCCGAGGCCCTGGACCTGCTGCTGACCCGGCTCAAGCAGCAGCGCCAGACAGTGACCCGCCGCCTGCAGGCGCCGCTGCAGAAACACCTGGGCCGCTATCTGAAGCTATTGTTCCCCGGCGCCGAGCTCACCGTGGATGAAGACCTCAAGCCCGAGGCCCTGATCCGCGACGGCACCGGCGGCGAAGAGCGGGGCTCACTGGAGGCGCTGAGCTTTGGCGCTCGGGAGCAAATGGGCCTGATTACCCGCCTGGCCTACGCCGACCTGCTCAAGGAAGCCGGCCGGCCCACCCTGATCATCCTTGACGATGCTCTGGTGCACTGCGACCGGGCGCGGCGCGAACAGATGAAGCGTATCCTTTTCGACGCCGCCCGGCGCCATCAGGTGCTGCTGTTCACCTGCCATCCGGAAAACTGGCAGGACCTGGGCGTGGCCCCCCGGGAGATGCAAGCGCTCAAGACCGCCGGCAGCACCGCCGACATGCTGGCGCCCCAGGCCGGCGGCGATGCGCCCCGGCCGGGCGTCACCGCCCGCCATGAATAAAATTAAAGTTCATCATGAGAAACTTCAGCTTGCTTCATGCAGCCCCGGTTTCGATAATCCATCGTTGATTTGCCGCGGACGCCTCAGCTGGCGGATGCCTTGGATTCATGCCTTTGGAACCAGGACGGTCATTCTCGATGAACAACGATTTTGCATTTTCCGTCAAGCGGATTCGCTTCGATGAGAACTATCGCCCGGCGGACACTACCCGCATCACCACCAACTTTGCCAACCTGGCCCGGGGGGAGATGCGCGAAGAGAACCTGCGCAACACCCTGCGGATGATCAACAACCGCTTCAACGCCATGGCCGACTGGGACAATCCCAATGGCGACCGCTATGGCGTGGAGCTGGATATCGTCTCGGTGGAAATGGCCGTGGACGCCGCCGCCCGCGACGAGGCCTTGCCGCTCATCGAGATTTTGCAGACCCACATTGTGGACAAGGCCACCAACCAAAGAGTGGAAGGTATCGCGGGGAACAACTTCTCTTCCTACGTGCGCGATTACGACTTCAGCGTGGTGCTCAAAGAGCACAACCGGGGCCGGGAGTCGTTCAGCGTGCCGGAAGACTTCGGCGTGCTGCACGGCCAGCTGTTCCGGGCCTTTCTGCACTCCGACGCCTACCGGGAAAACTTCGCCAAGCCGCCGGTGATCTGCATCAGCGTTTCCAGCACCAGAACCTACTACCGCACGGACAACGTCCACCCGGTGCTGGGCGTGGAGTACCGCAAGGAAGAAAGCTCCCTGACCGATGCCTACTTCCACGAGATGGGCCTGCGGGTGCGCTACTTCATGCCGCCGGGCAGCGTGGCGCCGCTGGCCTTCTACTTCATGGGCGATCTGCTCGGCGACTACACCAATCTGGAGCTGATCAGCACCATCAGCACCATGGACTCCTTCCAGAAGATCTACCGCCCGGAAATCTACAACGCCAACGCGGCGGCGGGTCAAGTCTATCGGCCGAGTCTGGAGGAGCCGGACTACTCCCTGACCCGCATCGTCTACGACCGCGAAGAGCGCACCCGGCTGGCCAGCGAGCAGGGGCAGTTCGTGGAAGAGCATTTCATCAAGCCCAACCGCCAGGTGCTCGAACAGTGGACCGCCCGCCAGGCGTCCTGATTTCCGTCTTACGAGGTTTTTATCATGGCAAGATTGTTACCCACGTCCACCGCCGGCAGCCTGCCCAAACCTTCCTGGCTGGCCGAGCCCGAGGTGCTGTGGTCGCCCTGGAAGCTGGAAGGCGAAGGGCTGGCGGAAGGCAAGCGGGACGCCCTGCGCCTGGCCCTGCACGAGCAGCGCCACGCCGGCATCGACATCGCAAGCGACGGCGAGCAGTCGCGCCAGCACTTTGTCACCACCTTTATCGAGCACCTGAGCGGCGTGGATTTCAACCAGCGCGAAACCGTGCGCATCCGCGACCGCTACGAAGCCAGCGTGCCCTCGGTGGTGGGTGAGGTCTCCCGCCAAAAGCCGGTGTTTGTGGAAGACGCCAGGTTCCTGCGCGGGCAAACCGACCAGCCCATCAAGTGGGCGCTGCCCGGCCCCATGACCATGGTGGACACCCTGTACGACGGCCACTACAAAAGCCGCGAGAAGCTGGCCTGGGAGTTTGCCAAGGCGCTGAACGAAGAAGCCCGGGAGCTGGAAGCCGCGGGCGTGGATATCATCCAGTTCGACGAGCCGGCGTTCAACGTCTTCTTCGACGAGGTCAACGACTGGGGCATCGCCACCCTGGAAAAGGCCATCGACGGCCTCACGTGCGAGACCGCCGTGCACATCTGCTACGGCTACGGCATCAAGGCCAACACCGACTGGAAAAAAACGCTGGGCTCCGAGTGGCGCCAGTACGAAGAAGTCTTTCCCAGGCTGCAAAAGTCCAACATCGACATCGTCTCGCTGGAGTGCCAGAACGCTCGCGTGCCCATGGAGCTCATCGAGCTTATCCGCGGCAAGAAGGTGATGGTGGGCGCGATTGACGTCGCCACCCAGGAGATCGAAACGCCGGAAGAGGTCGCCGCCACCCTGCGCAAGGCGCTTCAGTTTGTCGACGCCGAGAACCTCTATCCCTCCACCAACTGCGGCATGGCCCCGCTGCCGCGCCACGTTGCCCGGGGCAAGATGCAGGCGCTTGCCGCCGGCGCGGCCATCGTGCGCAAGGAGGTCGAAGGTTAAACAAGCCTCCAGGACGGGGCCTCAGGCCCCCGCAAGCGGACGCTGCGGGGGTTTTTGTGTGTCTGGCTTCCCTGCACGCACCCGCGGCGCTGTGTATCATATTGCCCTTTTGTCATTTTTTGCGCGGGCGTCACGCCGCGCGGCCAATGGAGAGGGGTAGCACAGTGGATACCGAGAGCCATTCGCAGCTGGCGGGGTTTATCTGGGCCGTGGCGGATCTGCTGCGCGGCGACTTCAAGCAGTCCCAGTACGGCCGTATCATTCTGCCGCTGACGCTGCTGCGCCGGCTGGAATGCGTGCTGGAGCCCACCAAGTCGCAGGTGGTCCAGGCCGCCGAGACGCACCGCAACAAGGCCGATGCGGTGCGCGACAAGCTGCTGCGCAACGCCGCCGGCCAGCCGTTTTTCAACGCCAGCCCGCTGACGCTGGGCACGCTTTCCGCCACCCAGACCGCCGACGACCTGATGAGCTACGTGCGCGCCTTCAGCGCCGACGCCCGGGAGATCTTCGAGCACTTC
This DNA window, taken from Halomonas piscis, encodes the following:
- a CDS encoding IS1380 family transposase: MGSGEIANWTTRLTEGATWTPSCNGSVRVELSGHRTTSDSGALLLREALDNSGVIEALEDNLVDQRHPLRIRHSLASQLRTLVLQRAMGWIDLSDTDTLRRDPLWQLACSDARGMTPLAQDRPSQATLSRLLTCLGRNDNIDAVHEGLLRLVVWRLTSLKNGERPKQLTLDIDGLPIEVHGHQGGSAYHGLYGVRIYSPLVASLAETGDMVGGLLREGNAGPAENADTWIPHLVKRLNESTGAQVRVRIDAGFTDNDTLEALEDRGIEYLGRLRSHTGLQTLAAPYLKRPRGRPPEQPREWCHDLEYQAGTWPEPRRVVLVVQERPDDLLLHAFFLVTNLNKFDWPPEKVLALYRKRGSAEAHMGEVKSALDVHLSSTDRGASTVQDVMARNEVSLLLSLYAYQVLHGLRCLLERQTRQGWSLSRMREQVLKVAATLKLHARRITLHLGAAADKWWPTLLKGLPKLTALS
- a CDS encoding IS3 family transposase (programmed frameshift) codes for the protein MPRYSEERKAAVLKKLLPPESRSVASVATEEGIANATLYGWLKACRQQGVPVPGKRKTGDEWTADAKLAVVIETAPLSATELGAYCREKGLYPEQVQRWKEACLQGAGQQEAQEKAARQQRKKDRQTIKTLQSELQKKEHVLAETTSLLVLFKKARGLVRGSPGQRGRLTSLNERTRLLKDFDEAVASGAARYKAAELMGLSQRTLKRWRYASGQVAPDRRPQAERVTQPHQLTQAEETAMLTLCSEPEYQSLPPSQIVPRLADQGRYLASESSFYRVLKKHRQLNHRGRMAPVRQVTQPTSFTASEPNQVWSWDISYCPSAVRGEHWYLYLILDVYSRKIIAWEVHDNESGELAKRLMERALLRERCWHTPPILHSDNGAPMTSYTLRARLAELGMLMSHSRPRVSNDNPYSEALFRTVKYCPAWPTKGFTSLGAVRQWMLTFEHAYNERHLHSGINFVTPADRHQGKDKQRLLDRRAVYERAKRQNPGRWSGDIRCWEATGSVSLNPGRPQEIEGNKEAA
- a CDS encoding RES family NAD+ phosphorylase, coding for MNFQENTIRYLRFQAGLMNRPGCNDGKTLAEWMKEDWQLFSHPRMDIAHAKELLAEIFDDGDMVRRNFSPSESYSSEGLAQWETLRHELLHRNRYFLDEELDTYRLKELLDHLLADDIPDTWYRARIMTDKSPYSLEEMGAPPNHLANHGRANPVGIPYLYLGSHPKTAVSEVRPHTGEVACVAEFEMPRPLVAVDLRNPRKLVSPFVLADAGAIGQLRADIPFLERLGEELTRPVLPRSAAIDYIPSQYLCEFIKKNGYDGVVYRSSVHDGMNLALFNPEKAMARSVSTYEISRVTVDADVM
- a CDS encoding ZIP family metal transporter; this encodes MLTDSIWLVVGLALMPALGNISGGLAAEVCRATGRHLNYALHGAAGLVMAVVAVEIMPPVLTTLPAWLIAAAFALGGLAYVGLEKLVDSVQENRGAGAQTSVWMIYIAVSVDLFSDGLLIGAGSAIAPSMALILAAGQVLADVPEGFATIANMKDKAIPRPKRLLLLAFFIIPVLAAALLAYFVLRHQPKSFQLAALTFTAGLLTVATIEEMIAEAHETRADTRISPLAFTGGFVLFILVSAGLEQAVAQG
- the thpD gene encoding ectoine hydroxylase; translation: MRDTQDLFPTRLERKLGMFERIDPVVHSDEKQRANGPLSTEELDEFDRKGFLSFENFFNEDDMQAFIQELRDYEDDEDLKLSEGTILEPGKEEIRSIFGIHDLSERFSRLTRDPRLLAMVQQILGSDVYIHQSRINYKPGFKGKGFDWHSDFETWHSEDGMPRMRSLSCSIILTDNGEFNGPLMLIPGSHKYFIPCVGRTPENNYKASLKSQEIGVPDAASLKQLMMENSIEAPKGASGSLVMFECNTLHGSNTNMSCWPRSNLFFVYNSVENTLHDPYCGNKPRPEFLATRKNWDPLKPVDDK